From Planifilum fulgidum:
TGGTTGAGGAGCGTCTGTCCGAAGGGAAAGACGTTCTGCTGGAAATCGAGGTGCAGGGTGCCAGACAGGTGAAAAAGCGGTTTCCCCAGGGGGTGTTCATCTTTTTGATCCCGCCCTCCTTGGATGAACTGAGGCGGAGGATCGAGCAGCGGGGAACGGAGTCGGAAGAGGTTGTCCTCAGCCGCCTCAAGCGGGCCGAGGAGGAGCTGAAGGAGATGAGCCGCTACGACTACGTGGTGGTCAATGACCAGGTGGAACGGGCCTGCGACCGGCTGTGTGCGATCATCGCCGCGGAGCACTGCCGCGTCGAGCGTCTGTTGTCCGGGAAAAACTTGACATGGGGGGAATGACACCGTGCTGGAGCCGTCGATCGACAAACTGGTGGAGAAGGTGGACAGCAAATATTCCTTGGTCGTTGTGGCCGCAAAACGGGCTCGTCAGTTGCTGGATGGGGAGAAGCCGAGAATCAATCCCCGTTCCAACAAATACGTCGGAATCGCGCTGGAGGAGATCGCGGCCGACGCGCTGGAGCTGCCCGAGTCAATCCGGCCGGAGAAAAAATGATCTTCTTCCCCGCCAGAGGGAAGGAAATTCGGCAATCCGACGACCGGTCTGGGTTGCTTATTTTTTCATGGGGGGAACGGGATGCGAGGAAAACGGATCGTAGTCGGGGTGACCGGCGGCATTGCCACCTTCAAGGCGGCCGCCCTGGTCAGCCGCCTGTCGCAGATGGGAGCGGATGTCCGGGTGATCATGACCGAATCGGCGACGCGGTTCGTCACTCCGCTCACCTTTCAAACCCTTTCACGCAACCGCGTGGCGGTGGACACCTTTGACGAACAGGATCCCTCGGTGGTGGCCCACATCGATTTGGCGGACCACGCGGATCTGTTCGTCATCGCTCCGGCGACGGCCAACATCCTGGCCAAGATGGCTCACGGTCTGGGGGATGAAATGTTGTCGACCACGTTGCTTGCCACCCGGGCCCCCATCCTGGTCGCACCGGCGATGAATGTGCACATGTATCAAAATCCGGTGGTGCAGAAGAACCTGCAAACGTTGAAAGAGCGCGGGGTTTACGTGATCGCCCCCGGCGAAGGGATGCTGGCCTGCGGTTACGAGGGAAAGGGGCGCATGGCCGAACCGGAGGAAATCATCGCCCGGATCGAGGAGATTTTGGGCGCCTCCCTGCCGGATTGGCGGGACAAGCGGGTGTTGGTGACGGCGGGACCCACCCGGGAGCCCTTGGATCCCGTCCGGTTTTTCACCAACCGATCCTCGGGGAAGATGGGATACGCCATCGCGGAGGCGGCTTCCCGCACGGGGGCGGAGGTGGTCCTGATCAGCGGTCCGACGTCCCTTGCGCCGCCTCCGGGCGTCCGGCGGATCAGCGTCGTTCGGGCGGAGGAGATGCTTAAGGCGGTGCTGGAAGAGCTGCCCCGGGCGGACATCATCATCAAAGCCGCGGCGGTGGCCGATTACCGGCCCGTAACGGTGAGCGACCGGAAAATGAAGAAACGGGATGAAACGATCGAGATCCGCATGGAACGGACGCCGGACATCGCCCTGGAGGTCGGAAAGCGCAAGGGAAACCGCTTTTTGGTCGGTTTCGCCGCCGAGACCGACCATGTGGAGGAGAACGCCCGGGAAAAGCTCCGGCGCAAGGGGATGGATCTGATCGTGGCCAACGATGTGACGGCCGAAGGCGCCGGATTTGAAGTGGACACCAACATTGCCGCCGTGTACGATCAGAAGGGGCTGGTGGCCCGGTGGCCGCGGATGTCCAAGGAACGGATGGCGGAACGCTTGATCGCCCTGATCGGGGAGAGGCTGAATGACCGCTGAAAAGTCGATCGCCGCCGTGGTCGTGGATGTCGTCGCCCGGGGAACGGATCGCCCCTTCGATTACCATGTTCCGGAAACCCTTCGGGATGTGATCGAGGTGGGGAGCCGGGTCCGGGTGTCCTTTGGCCACCGGAAAGTGATGGGGTATGTGGTTCGGCTGTCGGGAGAGGCTTCCTACGGCCGGCTGAAGCCGATCCTGGACGTGATGGATCTGGTTCCCCCTCTGACGCCGGAGCTGGTGGATCTGGGCCTGTGGATGGCGGAGACCTGTTTTTGTCATCCCATCACCGCGTTAAACGCCATGGTCCCGGCGGTGTTGAAGGGGCGTTACCGCCGCGTGGTCCGGATACACCCCCGGTTTGCCCCGGGCACCGTGCTCGCTCCGGAAGAGGAAGCCCTGATTGAGCGGCTGCGCCGGGAAGGGGAACGTCCCCTCGAGACGGTTCTCGCCTGGCCCGGCGTGAGCCGGTCCCTCATCCGTCAATTGGTGAGGGAGCGGCGGCTGTTGGTGGAAGAGCGGGTGGGGGACCGGGTGACGCGACGGCGGACGCGCTGGGTGAAACCGGCGGTTTCCGGGCAGGCGCTCCGGCGCGCCCTCGACGCTCTCCCGCCCCGGGCCCTGCGCCAGCGGGAGATCTTGAGCCATTTTCTCGACCGTCCCGAAGCGGTTCCCCTTTCGAGGCTGCTCGCTTCCCTGAAGGCGGGACGATCCTCCGTGGACAGCCTGGTGGAAAAGGGGCTGCTCCAACTGGAGGAGCGCGAGGAATTGCGGGACCCCTTTGCGGGACGGTCCTTCGAGCCGACCTCCCCGCTCCCCCTCACGCCGGAACAGGAAAGGGCCTTTCGGGCCATCGTCGGTCCCCTGCGGGAGGGCCGGCATCATCGCATCCTGCTGCACGGCGTGACGGGGAGCGGCAAGACGGAGGTTTACCTGCAGGCGATCGATGAGACCCTGAAACAGGGGCGGCAGGCGATCGTCCTGGTTCCGGAAATCTCCCTCACTCCCCAGATGGTCGCCCGGTTCAAGGGGCGTTTCGGCCCCCGGGTGGCGGTGCTGCACAGCGGGCTGTCCGGCGGCGAACGGTTTGATGAATGGCGCAAGATCCGCTCCGGTGAAGTGCAGGTGGCCATCGGCGCCCGCTCAGCGATCTTTGCCCCCTTTTCCAATCTGGGGCTGATCGTCATCGATGAGGAGCACGAGTCCTCCTACAAACAGGAGGAACAGCCCAAGTATCACGCCCGGGAAGTGGCCTTCCGGAGGGGGATGGCGCACCGCGCCGTCGTCGTGTTGGGAACGGCCACCCCGGCGGTGGAGACCATTCACCGCGCCGGACGGGGGGAACTGGAACGGGTGGTTCTCTCCCGGCGGGTGCAAGGGCGTCCCCTTCCCCGGGTCGACGTGGTGGATATGCGCGAAGAGCTCCGGGAGGGGAACCGTTCGATCTTCAGCCGGATGCTGCAGGAGGCATTGGAACAGTGTGTTTCCCGGGGGGAACAGGCGGTGCTGTTCCTCAACCGGAGAGGTTTTTCCACCTTTGTCCTCTGCCGGTCCTGCGGAAAGGTGATGGAGTGTCCCCACTGCGACATCTCCCTCACCTTTCACCGGACGAACCGGACGCTCCGGTGTCACTACTGCGGATACGCGGAGCCGGTGCCCGAAACCTGTCCCGCCTGCGGCAGCAGCCATATCCGGTATTTCGGAACGGGGACGCAGCGGGTGGAGGAGGAAATCGCCCGCCTTTTTCCGGGCATGCGGGTGATTCGCATGGATGTGGACACCACCAACCGGAAAGGGGCCCACGAGGAGTTGCTCGGCCGTTTTGGGGCGGGGGAAGCCGATGTCCTGCTCGGCACGCAGATGATCGCCAAGGGGTTGGATTTTCCCCGGGTGACGCTGGTCGGGGTGATCGCCGCCGACATCATGCTCCATCTTCCCGATTTCCGCGCGGCGGAGCGCACGTTTCAGCTGTTGACCCAGGTGAGCGGCCGGGCGGGACGGCACGATCTTTCCGGGCGGGTGGTGATTCAAACCTACAGCCCGAAGCACTATTCCATCGATCTGGCGGCCCGGACCGACACGGAAGCCTTCTACCGCAAGGAACTCCTCAGCCGGAAGCAGCACCGGTACCCTCCCTTTTGCCGTCTCTTCACCCTTTTGTTCAGCCATCCGGACCGGCAGGCGGTGATGCAGGCCGCCTTCGAGGCGGCCCGGCTCCTGAAACAGGCCCTTTCGGGGAAGGCGGAGGTGCTGGGTCCCGTTCCGGCGACCATTCCGCGGATGAAGGATCGGTATCGGCTGCAGGTTTTCATAAAATATACGGATGAAGACGTGGCGAAGGCGGTGGGAAAGGTCCTTCGATACCTGGAGGAGCGGGCGGAGGATCCGGAACTCCTCGTCAGCGTGGACCGTGACGGGTGACTTCGGCGAGGTTTTTCTTTTTGTCATCTTTCATTAACGACTGGGCTTGGATCCCTTCAAGAGGGGATCGAAGGAGGGGGATAGCGAATGGCCATACGAAGGATTGTCAAATATCCGGACCCGATTTTGCGGGAAAAGGCGCAGCCGGTGAAAAAATTTCACGCCCGCCTCCACAAACTGCTGGACGACATGGCGGAAACGATGTATGACGCCAAGGGAGTGGGTTTGGCCGCTCCCCAGGTGGGCATTTTAAAGAGGGTGATCGTCGTCGATCCCGGCGACGGCCTGATCGAAGTGGTCAATCCCGAGCTGTTCGATCTGGAAGGGGAGCAGCTGGCTCCACCGGAAGGGTGCCTCAGCATTCCCGGTTTGCTGGGAGAGGTTCGGCGGGCGAATCGGTTGAAGGTAAAAGGGCAAAACCGTTACGGCGAACCCTTTGAGATGGAGGCTGAAGGTTATCTGGCCCGGATCTTCCAGCACGAGGTGGACCACCTGAACGGGATCTTGTTCATCGATCGGGCGGAAAGGGTGTTTCGTCCGGAAGAGGAAGAGGACGGGGCGGAGGAGGATTCGTTGCCGTGACGGAAAAACCGCGAATTGTGTTCATGGGAACGCCGGATTTCTCGGTTCCCTCCCTTAAGGCCCTGATCGATCACGGATACCGGGTGGTCGGGGTGGTGACGCAGCCGGATCGCCCCCGGGGACGGAAGCGGGAGCTCACGCCGCCTCCCGTCAAGCGGGCCGCTGAGGCGCGGGGCATTCCCGTGTTTCAGCCGGAGAAGTTGCGCGACCCGGAGGCGATTGCTGCCGTTCTCGCCATGGATCCGGATTTGGTGGTGACGGCCGCCTACGGTCAAATCGTCCCCCGGGAGATTCTGGATCGCCCGCGCCACGGCTGCATCAACGTGCACGCGTCCCTGCTTCCCAAATACCGCGGGGGAGCGCCGATTCACCGGGCGGTGATCGACGGGGAGAAAGAGACGGGGATCACCATCATGAAAATGGTGCCCGCCCTGGATGCCGGAGACATCTTGGCGCAGAGGGCGATTCCCATCGGTGAACGGGATGACGCGGGAAGTCTCCACGACAAGCTGAGCCGCTTGGGGGCGGAACTGCTCATCGAGACCCTTCCGGCCCTCCTGTCCGGACGAATTCAACCGGTTCCCCAGGATGAGCGCCTGGCCACCTACGCTCCCAATCTTCGGCGGGAGGATGAATGGATCGACTGGAGCCGGCCGGCCCGAAGGATTTACGATCACGTGCGGGGGCTTCATCCGTGGCCGGTGGCCAGCACCACCTGGCGGGGGACGCCCCTCAAAATCTGGTGGGTGGAATGGTCGGACGCCGCCTGCGACCAGCCGCCGGGCACGGTGATCGCCGCCGGCCGGGAAGGCATCGAGGTGGCCGCGGGAGAGGGGACCGTCCGCATCACCCGACTGCAGCCTGCCGGGAAAAGGCCGATGGAAGCGGAAGAGTTTCTCCGCGGTCGGCGCATGTCCATAGGGGAACGGTTGGGTCAGCGATGAACCGGGAAGCAAAAGGGGCCCGGGAGGTTGCCCTCGATGTCCTGATCGCCGTCGAAGAGCGGGGAGCCTACAGCAATCTGCTGCTGGGCCGCACCCTGGACCGGATTTCCCTGCCTCCCCGGGACCGCCGCCTGGCCACCGAGCTGATTTACGGCACGATCCAACGGCTCAACACCCTGGACTGGATACTCGACCGGTTTGTCAAAGGGGGCGTGCGCACCCTCCAGCCCTGGGTCCGGCAATTGCTCCGGCTGGGCGTATACCAATTGCATTATCTGGACCGGATTCCGCCCCGGGCGGCGGTCCATGAGACGGTCAACCTCGCCAAACGACGGGGGCACAAGGGGATCGCCGGGTTGGTCAACGGCGTGCTCCGGGCCTATCTCCGGGATGACCGGAACTGGCCTTGGCTGACCGCTCCGCGGACGGCGGAGGAGTGGGCCTTGGCCACTTCCCATCCGGTCTGGATGGTCCGCCGCTTTCAGGAAGTGTTCGGAAAGGAGACGGCGTGGAAAATCCTGAACGCCAACAATGAACCGCCGCCGGTTTCCCTGCGGGTCAATCCCCTGAAGGCGGACCGGGACCGGTTGCTTCTGGAATTGGCCCGGTCTTCCGGAGGAGAGGCGAGGCCCTCCCTCCTTTCGCCCCAGGGAATCGTGCTCCGCGGGGCCGGTTCTCCCGCGTCCCTTCCGGGTTTTCGGGAAGGGCTGTTCACGGTGCAGGATGAAAGTTCCATGCTGGTGGCGGAAGCGGTGTCTCCCCGCCCGGGTCAGTTCGGCATGGATGTCTGTGCGGCGCCGGGAGGAAAAACCACTCACCTGGCCGAAAAAATGGAAAATCGCGGCCGGATCGTGGCCTTTGACATCCATCCCCGCAAGCTGCGCTTGATTGAGGAAAACGTCCGTCGGCTGGGAATTTCCATCGTGGAGGTGCGGCAGGCCGACGCCCGGGATTTGACGGGGGCGGTGGAGAGACCGGCCGATTTCGTGCTCCTGGACGCCCCCTGCTCGGGTTTGGGCGTGATCCGGCGGAAGCCGGACATCAAGTGGCGGAAGGAGACTTCGGACATCGACGGGGTGGCCGCCCTGCAATGGCAGATGCTGCTTTCCGCTTCCCGCTGGGTCCGTCCGGGGGGAACGCTGGTCTACAGCACCTGCACGCTGGAGCCGCGGGAAAACGAGGAACAGATC
This genomic window contains:
- the def gene encoding peptide deformylase, producing the protein MAIRRIVKYPDPILREKAQPVKKFHARLHKLLDDMAETMYDAKGVGLAAPQVGILKRVIVVDPGDGLIEVVNPELFDLEGEQLAPPEGCLSIPGLLGEVRRANRLKVKGQNRYGEPFEMEAEGYLARIFQHEVDHLNGILFIDRAERVFRPEEEEDGAEEDSLP
- the priA gene encoding primosomal protein N'; this translates as MTAEKSIAAVVVDVVARGTDRPFDYHVPETLRDVIEVGSRVRVSFGHRKVMGYVVRLSGEASYGRLKPILDVMDLVPPLTPELVDLGLWMAETCFCHPITALNAMVPAVLKGRYRRVVRIHPRFAPGTVLAPEEEALIERLRREGERPLETVLAWPGVSRSLIRQLVRERRLLVEERVGDRVTRRRTRWVKPAVSGQALRRALDALPPRALRQREILSHFLDRPEAVPLSRLLASLKAGRSSVDSLVEKGLLQLEEREELRDPFAGRSFEPTSPLPLTPEQERAFRAIVGPLREGRHHRILLHGVTGSGKTEVYLQAIDETLKQGRQAIVLVPEISLTPQMVARFKGRFGPRVAVLHSGLSGGERFDEWRKIRSGEVQVAIGARSAIFAPFSNLGLIVIDEEHESSYKQEEQPKYHAREVAFRRGMAHRAVVVLGTATPAVETIHRAGRGELERVVLSRRVQGRPLPRVDVVDMREELREGNRSIFSRMLQEALEQCVSRGEQAVLFLNRRGFSTFVLCRSCGKVMECPHCDISLTFHRTNRTLRCHYCGYAEPVPETCPACGSSHIRYFGTGTQRVEEEIARLFPGMRVIRMDVDTTNRKGAHEELLGRFGAGEADVLLGTQMIAKGLDFPRVTLVGVIAADIMLHLPDFRAAERTFQLLTQVSGRAGRHDLSGRVVIQTYSPKHYSIDLAARTDTEAFYRKELLSRKQHRYPPFCRLFTLLFSHPDRQAVMQAAFEAARLLKQALSGKAEVLGPVPATIPRMKDRYRLQVFIKYTDEDVAKAVGKVLRYLEERAEDPELLVSVDRDG
- the gmk gene encoding guanylate kinase, whose product is MDVFQRKEGLLIVLSGPSGAGKGTVSALLRERMPELTYSVSATTRPPRKGEKEGVNYFFKTRSEFERMIANDELLEWAEYVGNYYGTPRRLVEERLSEGKDVLLEIEVQGARQVKKRFPQGVFIFLIPPSLDELRRRIEQRGTESEEVVLSRLKRAEEELKEMSRYDYVVVNDQVERACDRLCAIIAAEHCRVERLLSGKNLTWGE
- the coaBC gene encoding bifunctional phosphopantothenoylcysteine decarboxylase/phosphopantothenate--cysteine ligase CoaBC, which translates into the protein MRGKRIVVGVTGGIATFKAAALVSRLSQMGADVRVIMTESATRFVTPLTFQTLSRNRVAVDTFDEQDPSVVAHIDLADHADLFVIAPATANILAKMAHGLGDEMLSTTLLATRAPILVAPAMNVHMYQNPVVQKNLQTLKERGVYVIAPGEGMLACGYEGKGRMAEPEEIIARIEEILGASLPDWRDKRVLVTAGPTREPLDPVRFFTNRSSGKMGYAIAEAASRTGAEVVLISGPTSLAPPPGVRRISVVRAEEMLKAVLEELPRADIIIKAAAVADYRPVTVSDRKMKKRDETIEIRMERTPDIALEVGKRKGNRFLVGFAAETDHVEENAREKLRRKGMDLIVANDVTAEGAGFEVDTNIAAVYDQKGLVARWPRMSKERMAERLIALIGERLNDR
- the fmt gene encoding methionyl-tRNA formyltransferase is translated as MGTPDFSVPSLKALIDHGYRVVGVVTQPDRPRGRKRELTPPPVKRAAEARGIPVFQPEKLRDPEAIAAVLAMDPDLVVTAAYGQIVPREILDRPRHGCINVHASLLPKYRGGAPIHRAVIDGEKETGITIMKMVPALDAGDILAQRAIPIGERDDAGSLHDKLSRLGAELLIETLPALLSGRIQPVPQDERLATYAPNLRREDEWIDWSRPARRIYDHVRGLHPWPVASTTWRGTPLKIWWVEWSDAACDQPPGTVIAAGREGIEVAAGEGTVRITRLQPAGKRPMEAEEFLRGRRMSIGERLGQR
- the rsmB gene encoding 16S rRNA (cytosine(967)-C(5))-methyltransferase RsmB codes for the protein MNREAKGAREVALDVLIAVEERGAYSNLLLGRTLDRISLPPRDRRLATELIYGTIQRLNTLDWILDRFVKGGVRTLQPWVRQLLRLGVYQLHYLDRIPPRAAVHETVNLAKRRGHKGIAGLVNGVLRAYLRDDRNWPWLTAPRTAEEWALATSHPVWMVRRFQEVFGKETAWKILNANNEPPPVSLRVNPLKADRDRLLLELARSSGGEARPSLLSPQGIVLRGAGSPASLPGFREGLFTVQDESSMLVAEAVSPRPGQFGMDVCAAPGGKTTHLAEKMENRGRIVAFDIHPRKLRLIEENVRRLGISIVEVRQADARDLTGAVERPADFVLLDAPCSGLGVIRRKPDIKWRKETSDIDGVAALQWQMLLSASRWVRPGGTLVYSTCTLEPRENEEQIRRFLEKHPEFIPDEGLGELLAPAVIRKASIAPGMVRILPHHFGSDGFFIARLVRKK
- the rpoZ gene encoding DNA-directed RNA polymerase subunit omega translates to MLEPSIDKLVEKVDSKYSLVVVAAKRARQLLDGEKPRINPRSNKYVGIALEEIAADALELPESIRPEKK